A part of Ancylomarina subtilis genomic DNA contains:
- a CDS encoding rhomboid family intramembrane serine protease → MTREERVKFCKVCDKSKFDTRQGIVCGLTNAKADFEEECPDFTGNNEEVYVYQPPEAKKGLLAEKTIGFFELLTPKPGFFMSPIIIIFCVLVFISMVLSGVHLIDPTVENLVAWGANFTTLTFQGQYWRLLSNCFLHIGLIHLLFNMYALLYIGLLLEPIIGKWKLGFAFILTGIAGSLLSLAWHDMIVSAGASGAIFGLYGVYLALLTTNLIDKESKKGILVSILIFVGYNLLFGLKGGIDNAAHIGGLFSGILLGFSFYPSLSNQEAKLKGLLIPGLTFIFIVCCGFIVLRSPKISVIYETHMSEFVELEQKALSVYPQYITEANLDAINKDGIPNWQKCKDLILKLDEMSGFSEEIYQRNALLKRYCDYRIESYKLIAKASEDRTPIFFRQVEAYNQTIAYIIRKLKGEVIADNLIRYKAPVEYKPVQREVFRSTENTQSPLYIIDGKITEDMMHIDPKNIKEMNVMKGAAAEAVYGDKGKYGVVIITTK, encoded by the coding sequence ATGACAAGAGAAGAACGTGTTAAATTTTGTAAGGTTTGTGACAAGTCAAAGTTCGATACCAGGCAAGGTATTGTGTGTGGCTTAACAAACGCTAAGGCAGATTTCGAAGAAGAATGTCCTGATTTTACAGGTAATAATGAGGAGGTTTACGTTTATCAACCACCCGAGGCAAAGAAAGGACTATTGGCTGAGAAAACCATTGGCTTTTTTGAGCTACTGACTCCCAAGCCAGGCTTTTTTATGAGTCCTATTATCATCATTTTTTGTGTTTTGGTATTTATTTCCATGGTGCTTTCCGGAGTGCATTTAATCGACCCAACAGTTGAGAATTTGGTAGCTTGGGGCGCCAACTTTACAACTCTAACTTTTCAGGGACAATACTGGCGATTGCTAAGTAATTGTTTTCTGCACATTGGACTGATTCACCTCTTGTTTAATATGTATGCGCTCCTATATATTGGTTTGTTGTTGGAGCCCATCATTGGAAAATGGAAACTGGGTTTTGCTTTCATCTTAACTGGGATAGCAGGTAGTCTCCTTAGTTTGGCTTGGCACGATATGATTGTGAGTGCAGGTGCATCGGGCGCTATATTTGGTTTGTATGGGGTGTATCTTGCCTTGCTAACAACCAATTTGATTGACAAGGAAAGTAAGAAAGGAATTCTGGTGAGTATTCTAATTTTTGTGGGATACAATCTGCTTTTTGGTTTAAAAGGAGGTATTGATAATGCGGCACATATTGGTGGTTTGTTTTCGGGTATACTTTTGGGCTTTTCGTTTTATCCCAGTCTCTCAAATCAGGAAGCTAAGCTGAAAGGCTTGCTTATTCCGGGGTTGACTTTTATCTTCATTGTGTGTTGTGGTTTCATTGTTCTAAGATCACCGAAAATATCAGTTATATACGAAACGCATATGTCTGAATTTGTTGAGTTGGAGCAAAAAGCCTTAAGTGTTTATCCTCAGTATATAACTGAGGCAAATTTGGATGCAATCAATAAGGATGGCATTCCCAATTGGCAAAAATGCAAAGATCTCATTTTAAAGCTCGATGAAATGTCAGGTTTCTCAGAAGAGATATATCAACGAAATGCTCTATTGAAAAGATATTGTGATTACCGGATTGAGAGTTATAAATTGATTGCTAAAGCTTCTGAAGATCGGACACCGATATTTTTTCGACAGGTTGAAGCATACAATCAGACTATTGCGTATATTATACGAAAGTTGAAAGGCGAGGTAATTGCTGATAATTTAATACGATATAAAGCTCCCGTTGAGTACAAACCCGTACAAAGAGAGGTCTTTAGAAGCACAGAGAACACACAATCACCTTTGTATATTATTGATGGAAAAATCACAGAAGATATGATGCATATTGATCCTAAGAATATTAAAGAAATGAATGTGATGAAAGGTGCAGCCGCTGAGGCTGTATATGGTGATAAAGGAAAATATGGCGTGGTGATTATCACGACAAAATAG
- a CDS encoding indolepyruvate oxidoreductase subunit beta codes for MKTDMVIAGVGGQGILSIAAALGSAALDNNLHMKQAETHGMSQRGGDVQSFMRISDTPIYSDLIPKGGADIILSVEPMEALRYLPYLKKGGYVVANSSPFINIPDYPNEEELVKTIEALPNYVLIDADKIAKEVTGSTRAFNFVMLGAASPFIDVPFEYLEEGIRKIFGRKGEDVVKMNIDALHAGRKFSEENK; via the coding sequence ATGAAAACAGATATGGTTATTGCAGGTGTTGGCGGACAAGGAATTCTTTCCATTGCTGCTGCATTAGGATCTGCTGCTTTAGATAATAATTTACACATGAAACAAGCTGAAACTCACGGTATGAGTCAGCGTGGTGGTGATGTTCAGTCATTCATGAGAATTTCTGATACACCAATTTACTCGGATTTGATTCCTAAAGGTGGTGCAGATATCATTTTGTCAGTAGAGCCAATGGAAGCATTACGTTACCTCCCTTACCTTAAAAAAGGGGGGTACGTGGTAGCAAATTCATCTCCATTCATCAACATTCCTGATTATCCGAATGAGGAGGAGTTGGTAAAAACTATTGAAGCTCTACCAAACTATGTATTGATTGATGCTGATAAGATTGCTAAGGAAGTAACGGGTTCTACAAGAGCTTTTAACTTTGTGATGTTAGGTGCTGCTTCTCCATTTATCGATGTTCCTTTTGAGTATTTGGAAGAAGGTATCCGTAAGATCTTTGGTAGAAAAGGTGAAGATGTTGTGAAAATGAACATTGACGCTCTTCATGCTGGACGTAAATTCTCAGAAGAAAATAAGTAA
- a CDS encoding alkene reductase produces MSLFESFQLGSTTELKNRFVMAPLTRCRAINNIPNELMAEYYRQRAGAGLIISEGTSPSPNGLGYPRIPGAYSDAQIEGWKKIAEAVHAKDGKIFVQLMHCGRITAKLNMPEGSETLAPSSIQAAGEMFTETGMMPHETPKAMSLDEIQATQNEFVSSAKRLINEAGIDGVELHAANGYLLDQFINPRSNQRDDQYGGSIENRARFVLEIAQKVVDAIGADKVGIRFSPYGDFNDMLPDYADLEQSYIYLSQEIAKMNLAYIHIVDHRIAFGAPDFATDIKNTIKTNFKGTVISGGGVDSVEKAQSVLDSGLDLVYVGRSFISNPNFVEKIQNKAELAIPDMETFYSPGEKGYTDYV; encoded by the coding sequence ATGAGTTTATTTGAAAGCTTTCAATTGGGTTCAACCACAGAATTAAAGAACCGATTTGTAATGGCTCCATTGACACGATGCAGAGCGATAAATAATATTCCCAATGAATTAATGGCAGAGTACTACCGTCAGAGAGCTGGTGCAGGACTGATTATTAGTGAAGGAACATCTCCATCGCCTAATGGTCTGGGGTATCCCAGAATTCCCGGAGCCTACTCTGATGCACAAATTGAAGGGTGGAAAAAGATTGCCGAGGCGGTTCATGCTAAGGATGGGAAGATTTTTGTTCAACTGATGCATTGTGGTCGAATTACCGCCAAGCTGAATATGCCTGAAGGTAGTGAAACTCTGGCGCCATCAAGTATTCAGGCGGCAGGTGAGATGTTTACTGAAACGGGTATGATGCCTCATGAAACGCCTAAGGCTATGAGTCTGGACGAAATTCAAGCCACTCAAAATGAATTTGTTTCTTCTGCTAAGCGATTGATTAACGAAGCGGGTATCGATGGGGTAGAGTTGCACGCAGCTAATGGCTATTTATTGGATCAATTTATCAATCCCAGATCGAATCAAAGGGATGATCAATATGGGGGATCGATTGAAAATAGAGCTCGATTTGTATTGGAAATAGCACAAAAGGTTGTGGATGCCATTGGGGCTGATAAGGTTGGAATTCGTTTTTCTCCTTATGGCGATTTTAACGATATGTTGCCCGATTATGCAGATTTGGAGCAAAGCTATATCTATTTATCACAAGAGATAGCGAAAATGAATTTGGCTTATATTCATATTGTCGATCATCGGATTGCTTTTGGAGCACCAGATTTTGCAACAGATATAAAGAATACGATTAAGACAAATTTTAAAGGCACTGTTATTTCGGGTGGGGGTGTCGACTCTGTAGAGAAGGCTCAGTCTGTTTTAGACAGTGGTTTGGATTTGGTTTATGTCGGACGATCTTTTATCTCGAATCCAAATTTTGTTGAAAAAATACAAAACAAAGCAGAACTTGCTATTCCTGATATGGAAACCTTTTATTCACCGGGCGAAAAAGGCTATACCGATTACGTTTAA
- the gltA gene encoding NADPH-dependent glutamate synthase, whose product MERSEEYIKNERKQDWRVALQKKTKAKDRMSIERALMAETEPEVRIKSQRIEVNTGLTQEQAILEATRCMDCVNPTCMEGCPVSINIPKFIKNIERGEILEAASVLKETSALPAVCGRVCPQELQCEQKCFYVEKLNQPAVAIGYLERFAADFERESGHISTPEMVASNGIKVAVIGSGPSGLSFAGDMAKLGYDVTVFEALHEIGGVLKYGIPEFRLPNAVVDVEIESLRRMGVKFITNYIVGQTASLADLKADGYKAFYVGSGAGLPRFMNIPGENANGILSSNEYLTRVNLMGADSEESDTPVLRGKNVVVVGGGNTAMDSVRTAKRLGAERAMIVYRRSEEEMPARVEEVHHAKQEGVEFLTLTNPIEYIADENGRVCQMKVQKMELGEPDASGRRRPVPVEGSECILDCEVVVVAVGVSPNPLIPNSVEGLEVSKWGTIEVVKDKMQSSIPEMFAGGDIVRGGATVILAMGDGRKAAKNMDIYLTEKYLSN is encoded by the coding sequence ATGGAAAGGTCTGAAGAATATATCAAGAACGAAAGAAAACAAGACTGGAGAGTAGCTCTTCAGAAAAAGACAAAAGCTAAAGATCGTATGTCGATTGAGAGAGCACTTATGGCTGAAACTGAGCCTGAGGTTCGTATTAAATCACAACGTATCGAAGTAAATACAGGTTTAACTCAGGAGCAAGCGATTCTTGAAGCAACTCGTTGTATGGACTGCGTGAACCCAACTTGTATGGAAGGTTGCCCGGTAAGCATTAATATTCCTAAGTTTATTAAGAATATTGAACGTGGTGAAATCCTGGAGGCAGCTTCTGTATTGAAAGAAACATCAGCTTTACCAGCGGTTTGTGGTCGTGTTTGTCCACAGGAACTGCAGTGTGAGCAAAAGTGTTTCTATGTTGAGAAATTAAATCAACCTGCTGTTGCAATTGGTTATTTGGAGCGTTTTGCTGCTGATTTCGAAAGAGAATCTGGTCATATTTCTACTCCTGAAATGGTCGCTTCAAACGGTATTAAAGTGGCTGTGATTGGTTCAGGACCTTCTGGGCTTTCATTTGCTGGAGATATGGCAAAATTGGGTTATGATGTGACTGTATTCGAAGCACTTCATGAAATTGGTGGAGTATTGAAATATGGTATTCCTGAATTCCGTTTGCCAAATGCTGTTGTTGATGTTGAGATTGAAAGTCTACGCCGTATGGGTGTGAAATTTATCACGAACTATATTGTTGGACAAACTGCTAGTCTTGCTGATTTGAAAGCTGATGGTTACAAGGCTTTTTATGTAGGATCAGGAGCTGGTTTACCACGTTTTATGAATATTCCTGGTGAGAATGCCAATGGTATTTTATCATCAAATGAGTATCTGACTCGTGTAAACTTGATGGGTGCTGATAGCGAAGAGTCGGATACACCTGTATTGAGAGGAAAGAATGTTGTTGTTGTTGGTGGTGGTAACACAGCTATGGACTCTGTGCGTACTGCGAAACGTTTGGGTGCTGAGCGCGCTATGATCGTTTACCGTCGTTCTGAAGAAGAGATGCCAGCTCGTGTTGAGGAAGTTCACCACGCGAAACAAGAAGGTGTTGAGTTCTTGACATTGACTAATCCTATTGAATACATTGCTGACGAAAACGGTCGTGTATGTCAGATGAAGGTTCAGAAGATGGAATTAGGCGAGCCTGATGCTTCAGGTCGTAGAAGACCAGTACCAGTTGAAGGTTCTGAGTGCATTCTTGACTGTGAGGTTGTAGTTGTAGCTGTTGGTGTTTCACCAAATCCATTGATCCCTAATTCAGTTGAAGGCTTAGAGGTGTCGAAATGGGGAACCATTGAAGTTGTGAAGGACAAGATGCAATCATCTATTCCGGAAATGTTTGCCGGTGGTGATATTGTTCGTGGTGGTGCAACTGTTATTCTGGCAATGGGTGACGGTAGAAAAGCGGCTAAGAACATGGATATTTATTTGACTGAGAAATATCTATCAAACTAA
- a CDS encoding sensor histidine kinase has protein sequence MSSEKNKAELSLLKSQIDPHFLFNSLNSIYYEAIEKTDLAPKAIMSLSNLMRYVLTDAKSEYVSLDQEISYIQGYIELQKLRLPHKTHLNFDLSVDNGEVMIAPLLLIPFIENAFKYGVSSSSDTEINIKLRVEKNHLSFQVRNGIFTNKEADGTQSGLDNVKKRLALIYPGKHDLRINHETNSYQVDLSINL, from the coding sequence ATGAGTAGCGAAAAAAACAAGGCAGAGCTGTCACTATTAAAGTCACAAATAGACCCCCACTTCCTTTTCAATAGTCTTAATTCGATCTATTATGAAGCTATTGAGAAAACAGATCTGGCGCCCAAAGCAATCATGTCACTATCGAACTTAATGCGATATGTTCTGACTGATGCAAAATCAGAATATGTTAGTTTGGACCAGGAAATTAGTTATATACAAGGCTATATTGAACTGCAGAAACTACGACTGCCCCATAAAACCCATCTGAATTTCGATCTCTCTGTAGACAATGGGGAGGTGATGATTGCACCCTTGTTATTAATCCCATTTATCGAAAATGCCTTTAAATATGGCGTAAGCTCCAGTTCCGATACGGAAATCAATATAAAATTAAGAGTGGAAAAGAATCATTTGAGTTTTCAGGTTAGGAATGGTATTTTTACGAATAAGGAAGCAGATGGAACTCAGAGTGGCTTAGACAATGTTAAGAAAAGACTTGCCTTAATTTATCCCGGGAAGCATGATCTAAGAATTAACCATGAAACAAATAGCTATCAGGTTGATTTGTCAATAAATTTGTAA
- a CDS encoding glycosyltransferase family 4 protein, with the protein MYPFTHHFYIIASFLFSLIVCYKIIPSVIHLAKEKKLYDEPNHRSSHTTIVPSLGGIAIFIGFALSILIFSNGFLIHELKYIVAATLIVFGLGVKDDIMVISPKKKLLGQIFAALVIIILGDIRFTNFHGILGIHELNYFVSILFTIFVIIVVTNGFNLIDGIDGLASGISGICTLTFGIWFYITGHYEYVVLAGSLLGALIAFFRFNVFGKHNKIFMGDTGSLILGLLISILMIHFNELNIYPEFKYAVKSAPAVSIGILAVPLFDTLRVMFIRIKNKRSPFEPDKNHVHHRMVSLGFKHVHASIRIMGVNILFIAIVFALSDIGNPSLLVIVALMGAFFSWLPSYLLHRKKAKELQTA; encoded by the coding sequence ATGTATCCTTTTACACACCACTTCTACATTATTGCTAGTTTTCTTTTCTCATTAATAGTATGTTACAAAATTATACCTTCTGTAATACATCTTGCTAAAGAGAAAAAATTATATGATGAACCCAATCATCGTTCATCACACACGACAATTGTACCCTCTTTAGGTGGCATTGCCATTTTTATTGGCTTTGCACTGTCTATTCTAATATTTAGCAATGGCTTCTTAATTCATGAACTGAAATATATCGTTGCGGCAACACTAATTGTATTTGGGTTAGGTGTAAAGGACGACATCATGGTCATTTCCCCAAAGAAAAAATTATTAGGGCAAATTTTCGCAGCATTGGTCATCATCATCCTTGGAGATATTCGTTTCACAAATTTCCATGGCATATTAGGGATTCATGAACTTAATTATTTTGTGAGTATTCTATTCACCATTTTTGTCATCATTGTTGTAACCAATGGGTTCAACCTAATTGATGGGATTGATGGATTAGCTTCCGGGATCAGTGGTATCTGCACACTCACATTTGGAATTTGGTTCTATATTACAGGACATTACGAATATGTTGTTTTAGCTGGAAGTTTACTAGGTGCTTTAATTGCATTCTTCCGTTTTAATGTATTTGGCAAGCATAACAAAATATTCATGGGTGACACGGGATCACTCATTTTAGGATTATTAATCTCAATTCTAATGATCCATTTCAATGAATTAAACATCTATCCCGAATTCAAGTATGCAGTAAAATCTGCACCAGCTGTTTCTATTGGTATTCTTGCAGTACCTTTATTTGATACACTTAGAGTGATGTTCATTCGTATCAAAAATAAAAGGTCACCTTTTGAACCTGATAAGAACCACGTCCACCACCGTATGGTTAGCCTTGGCTTTAAACATGTTCATGCTTCAATTCGAATTATGGGGGTAAACATCTTATTTATTGCTATTGTATTTGCTTTAAGCGATATTGGAAACCCTAGTTTATTAGTTATTGTAGCATTAATGGGCGCATTTTTCTCTTGGCTTCCATCTTATCTGCTTCACAGAAAAAAAGCAAAAGAACTCCAAACTGCTTAA
- a CDS encoding class I SAM-dependent methyltransferase: MENQFKNNAIRGPINSWLLRIMSAYMHYKFGDMKKVLFQDHPDTVVEIGSGTGENLRYLRKGTHLIAIEPNEHMHGSLKKTAEKYGISLEIRSLIGEAIDLDDESCEFVVSTLVLCTVKDLDQCLKQVKRILKPSGKFVFIEHVKARENSVLAMIQNLLHRPWHYCFEGCHTNRDIQPFIESAGFSQLEIESYNLYSAIVPIIPQIRGIAFK; the protein is encoded by the coding sequence ATGGAGAATCAATTTAAGAACAATGCCATACGCGGACCAATCAATTCCTGGTTGCTCAGAATCATGTCGGCCTATATGCACTATAAGTTTGGCGATATGAAGAAGGTTTTGTTTCAGGATCATCCCGACACTGTTGTTGAGATTGGATCGGGAACGGGAGAAAATTTGCGTTATCTGAGAAAGGGGACGCATCTTATTGCTATTGAACCCAACGAGCATATGCACGGCAGCTTGAAAAAAACGGCTGAAAAATATGGTATCAGTCTGGAGATTCGTTCCTTGATTGGTGAGGCCATTGATTTGGATGATGAATCCTGTGAATTTGTGGTGAGTACTCTTGTTCTTTGTACGGTGAAGGATTTGGATCAATGTTTAAAACAAGTGAAACGAATATTAAAACCTTCGGGTAAATTTGTTTTTATAGAGCATGTAAAAGCCAGAGAGAATTCTGTTCTGGCAATGATTCAAAATTTGCTTCACAGGCCTTGGCACTACTGTTTCGAGGGCTGTCATACCAATCGGGATATTCAACCATTTATTGAGTCAGCTGGTTTCAGTCAGTTGGAAATCGAATCCTACAATCTATATTCTGCCATTGTACCCATTATTCCTCAGATTAGAGGTATTGCTTTTAAATAG
- a CDS encoding translation initiation factor has product MAKKNKKNIVYSTNPDYEYEYDQEEALETLPPHQQSLKIMIDKKQRKGKAVTLVAGFIGSEDDLKDLGKLLKSKCGVGGSVKDGEILIQGDHREKIIDILNKANYKTKRVGG; this is encoded by the coding sequence ATGGCAAAAAAGAATAAAAAAAATATCGTGTATTCAACAAACCCTGATTATGAATACGAATATGATCAAGAAGAAGCTTTGGAAACACTCCCTCCACATCAACAAAGCTTGAAAATAATGATCGATAAGAAACAGCGTAAAGGGAAAGCGGTCACTCTCGTTGCTGGTTTTATCGGTAGTGAAGATGATTTAAAAGATCTTGGTAAACTCCTAAAATCAAAATGTGGTGTTGGAGGGTCTGTCAAAGATGGCGAAATTCTAATTCAAGGCGACCACAGAGAAAAAATCATTGACATTTTAAATAAGGCGAATTATAAAACAAAAAGAGTTGGAGGTTAA
- a CDS encoding TraR/DksA family transcriptional regulator, with the protein MPKINQDEIRHQIEEKIIKLNDDISYLIELTKPISPDCAIGRISRMDAINNKSINDAALRQKKIQLKALQQTLNHISDADFGKCISCGCEIPLGRIILMPESKKCVACASR; encoded by the coding sequence ATGCCCAAAATTAACCAAGACGAAATCAGGCATCAGATTGAAGAAAAAATTATAAAATTAAATGACGATATCTCCTATCTGATTGAACTCACAAAACCCATTTCTCCTGACTGTGCAATCGGACGAATTAGCAGAATGGATGCAATCAATAATAAAAGCATCAACGATGCAGCATTGAGACAAAAAAAAATACAGCTCAAAGCTTTACAACAGACGTTAAATCACATCAGCGATGCTGATTTTGGGAAATGTATCAGTTGTGGATGTGAAATTCCACTGGGTAGAATCATATTAATGCCCGAAAGTAAAAAATGTGTTGCTTGTGCAAGTCGCTAA
- a CDS encoding ferritin family protein — protein sequence MKEFKSLNDILDFAINEEAMAAEFYTALAAKMKHKEIKETFEQYAIEEMGHRAKLEAIKNGKGQKFSDVKIADMKIADYLVDVDEEKTNITYQEALTIAMKKEKAAFRLYSDLAAATTDEVEKKLFLNLAQEEAKHKLRFEVEYDENILTEN from the coding sequence ATGAAAGAGTTCAAATCATTAAATGACATCCTTGATTTTGCCATTAACGAGGAAGCAATGGCCGCTGAATTTTATACAGCCCTTGCTGCAAAAATGAAGCACAAGGAGATTAAAGAAACATTTGAGCAATACGCAATTGAAGAAATGGGACATCGCGCCAAGCTTGAAGCCATTAAAAATGGTAAAGGGCAAAAATTTTCTGATGTGAAGATTGCTGATATGAAAATTGCAGATTACCTGGTTGATGTTGACGAAGAGAAAACCAACATCACTTATCAGGAAGCATTAACAATTGCTATGAAAAAGGAGAAAGCTGCCTTTAGATTGTATAGCGATTTGGCTGCAGCAACTACTGACGAAGTTGAAAAGAAATTATTTTTGAATTTGGCTCAAGAAGAGGCGAAGCACAAATTGAGATTCGAAGTTGAATACGACGAGAATATTTTGACAGAAAACTAA
- a CDS encoding sulfide/dihydroorotate dehydrogenase-like FAD/NAD-binding protein → MNKIVEKEYFSEKIVKIVVEAPLIAKSRKPGNFVILRVGEKGERIPLTIAGADIAKGTITLVVQKMGVSSTKVCDLEVGEYITDLVGPLGKPTEIHNLGTILCCGGGVGVAPLLPIVEAYKKAGNRVVTILAARSKDLIILEDEMRKHSDELIIMTDDGSYGKKGLVTEGMEEVIKREKIDECVTIGPAIMMKFCSLLTKKYEIPTVASLNSIMVDGTGMCGACRVTVGGKTKFTCVDGPEFDAHQIDFEEMMSRLGGYKNEEVDKFDQFQK, encoded by the coding sequence ATGAACAAGATAGTTGAAAAAGAATATTTTTCAGAGAAAATCGTAAAAATCGTTGTAGAAGCGCCTTTAATTGCAAAATCTCGTAAGCCGGGAAATTTCGTTATTCTACGCGTAGGTGAAAAAGGAGAACGTATTCCTTTGACCATAGCTGGTGCTGATATTGCTAAAGGAACCATTACTTTGGTTGTGCAAAAAATGGGAGTGTCTTCTACCAAAGTTTGTGATCTTGAAGTTGGTGAATATATCACTGATTTAGTAGGTCCTTTAGGTAAGCCAACAGAAATTCATAATTTAGGAACAATCCTGTGTTGTGGAGGTGGTGTAGGAGTTGCACCTTTATTACCAATTGTTGAAGCTTATAAAAAAGCGGGCAACAGAGTGGTGACTATTTTGGCGGCTCGTAGCAAGGACTTAATCATTCTTGAGGACGAAATGCGTAAGCATTCTGACGAGTTGATTATCATGACTGACGATGGTTCTTATGGTAAAAAAGGTTTGGTAACCGAAGGAATGGAAGAAGTTATTAAGAGAGAAAAAATTGATGAGTGTGTGACTATTGGTCCTGCAATCATGATGAAATTCTGTTCTCTATTAACTAAGAAGTACGAAATTCCTACTGTTGCTAGTTTAAATAGTATCATGGTTGATGGTACAGGTATGTGTGGCGCTTGTCGTGTTACAGTTGGTGGAAAAACCAAATTTACATGTGTAGATGGTCCTGAGTTCGATGCTCACCAAATTGATTTTGAAGAGATGATGTCTCGCCTTGGTGGTTATAAGAATGAGGAGGTTGATAAATTTGATCAATTCCAGAAATAA
- a CDS encoding HD domain-containing protein, producing the protein MQKHIPTRTEAFELVKQYIKTESLIKHALAVEAVMRYYAHLHGEDFEKWGAIGLVHDLDWEVAPERHTIKTREILEAANWPEDYIRAVESHAFGSCTEVEPVSLLEKTLYTIDELTGLITATALVRPSKSIMDVKVKSVKRTWKTKNFAAGCHRETIEKGAEMLGLERGELIEGTLTAMQGIAEELGLKGVDE; encoded by the coding sequence ATGCAAAAACATATTCCAACCCGAACTGAAGCTTTTGAACTGGTAAAGCAATATATCAAAACAGAAAGTTTAATTAAACATGCTCTAGCCGTTGAGGCGGTGATGCGCTATTATGCCCATTTGCATGGCGAAGATTTTGAGAAGTGGGGTGCCATCGGTTTGGTACATGATTTAGATTGGGAAGTCGCACCGGAAAGGCATACTATAAAAACAAGGGAGATTTTGGAAGCCGCCAATTGGCCGGAAGATTATATCAGGGCTGTTGAGTCTCACGCATTTGGTTCTTGTACCGAAGTCGAACCGGTTTCTCTCTTAGAAAAAACACTCTATACAATAGATGAATTAACCGGTTTAATCACTGCAACGGCTTTAGTGCGTCCGTCAAAATCGATTATGGACGTGAAAGTGAAATCTGTTAAACGGACGTGGAAGACTAAGAATTTTGCAGCAGGCTGTCATCGTGAAACCATTGAAAAGGGAGCTGAGATGTTAGGATTGGAACGTGGGGAACTGATTGAAGGCACATTAACAGCCATGCAAGGAATAGCCGAAGAATTAGGCCTGAAAGGAGTTGATGAATGA
- a CDS encoding LytR/AlgR family response regulator transcription factor, translating to MTYNTRITCIAIDDEPRALRLIESYCDRIPSLILLESFNNPIEAYSYLKNNLPDIIFIDINMPEFSGIQLIKNLEKKPLVIFTTAYSKYAVESYSLEAIDYLLKPYDFERFHQAVQKAKKQLSLTSSKTIPRAADGESITVKVDYKSFKIKLQDITYLEAMDNYVKIFTVNKCHIVLRSLKSVLEELPSDQFIQVHKSFVVALSKIDYFMNSRITIGHSEIPVGRVYLNKFRDLLKG from the coding sequence ATGACCTATAATACTCGCATAACCTGCATTGCCATTGATGATGAACCAAGAGCTTTACGCTTAATTGAATCGTATTGCGACCGCATACCCTCATTAATTTTGCTTGAAAGCTTCAACAACCCCATTGAGGCTTATTCTTATCTGAAAAACAATCTCCCTGATATTATCTTTATTGATATCAATATGCCTGAGTTTTCGGGTATACAGCTGATTAAGAATCTTGAGAAGAAGCCTTTGGTCATATTCACAACGGCTTACAGTAAATATGCAGTTGAAAGTTACAGCCTGGAAGCCATAGATTACCTTCTTAAGCCCTATGATTTTGAACGGTTTCATCAGGCAGTTCAAAAAGCTAAAAAACAGTTGAGCTTGACTAGCAGTAAAACGATACCTAGGGCTGCAGACGGGGAGTCGATAACAGTTAAGGTTGATTACAAAAGCTTTAAGATTAAATTACAGGACATCACCTATCTTGAGGCGATGGACAATTATGTGAAGATATTTACAGTAAACAAGTGTCATATCGTTCTGCGAAGTTTAAAATCTGTGCTCGAAGAACTGCCCAGTGATCAATTTATTCAAGTGCATAAATCCTTCGTGGTAGCCTTAAGCAAGATTGATTATTTCATGAACAGCAGAATTACCATTGGCCATTCTGAAATCCCTGTCGGTCGTGTCTATCTAAATAAGTTTAGAGATCTTTTGAAGGGCTAA